The Glaciimonas sp. PCH181 nucleotide sequence GCGCTGTATATTCCCACGTTGTCACGCAAAGCCCCCAATTTTTTGAGACCACTAAAACCGGTGAAGTCCTGTCACGCATCACCACCGACACCACGCTGATTCAGGCATTAGTCGGCACCAGTATCTCTATGGCGCTGCGTAACGGACTGTTGTTTTCTGGCGGTCTGATCATGTTGTTTGTCAGCAGCATCAAACTCAGCTCAATCATTATTGTCATGCTGGCGGCCGTAGTATTACCGATAGTCTGGTTCGGACGCCGGGTCCGCAAACTATCCCGCGCCTCGCAAGATCGCGTTGCAGATGCCTCTGCCATTGCCGGTGAAATCTTGAATGCCATGCCGACGGTACAAGCCTTTACCCATGAAAACATCGAAGGCAAGCGCTTTAAAGGCGCCATTGAAACCGCTTTTGGCACCGCTATGGAACGCATCCGCGCCCGTTCGCTGCTGACGATGATGGCGATTCTGTTAGTCTTCGGCGCAATCGTATTTGTGCTCTGGCTAGGCGCGCACGCGGTGGTGCAAGGCCGTATGAGCGGTGGTGAACTTGGTCAGTTTATTTTGTACGCAGCGCTGGTCGCCGGTTCCATCGGTGCATTAGCCGAAGTCATGGGCGACACCCAACGCGCCGCCGGTGCCACTGAACGCTTGCTAGAATTACTGGCGGCAAAGTCCCCGGTCCAATCAGTATTACTGCCAGAAAAACTGCCGCCACGCACAGCCCAAGGCGCAGCAGTCGCGCTAGAAAATGTCGCGTTCCATTACCCATCTCGTCCCGACACAGCGTCGTTGTCCAACTTTTCACTCGATATCAAACCGGGTGAAACAGTCGCCATCGTCGGTCCTTCCGGCGCAGGCAAAACTACCCTATTCCAACTGTTGTTACGCTTTTACGATCCGCAGCAAGGCAGCATCACACTAGATGGCGTGGATATAAAATTCCTTGATTTGCATACGTTACGTAACGCCATCGGGATTGTGCCGCAAGACACCGTAATCTTCTCAGCCAATGCGATGGAAAACATTCGCTACGGTCGCGTCAACGCCACCGATGCGGAAGTCATTGCCGCCGCCACCATGGCCGCCGCTGATGAATTTATTGTGCGTCTGCCAGAGGGTTATCAATCGTTCCTCGGCGAGCGCGGTGTGCGTTTGTCCGGCGGGCAGCGTCAGCGTATCGCCATCGCCCGCGCCCTGTTAAAAAATCCGCCGCTGTTATTGCTGGACGAAGCCACCAGCGCGCTAGATGCAGAATCAGAACGCGCCGTACAAGGTGCGCTGGAAGCAGCGATGGTTGGCCGCACCACACTGGTCATTGCCCATCGTCTGGCAACGGTACAGCGCGCAGACCGCATCATCGTATTGGAACACGGCCACATCGTTGAAACCGGTAATCATGCCTCACTGGTAGCACAAAACGGGCTGTATGCCAGTCTGGCTGCACTGCAATTTAATACTGTTAGCGTATAAACTTTTAGGACATGCCATGAGCAAATTATTTTCACCACTCGTCTTGCGCGGTATCACTCTGCCGAATCGGATTGCCGTTGCGCCAATGTGCCAATACTCCGCGCAGGACGGTTTTGCCAACGACTGGCATATGGTGCATCTGGGCAGCCGTGCAGTTGGCGGTGCCGGTCTGGTGATGTTTGAAGCCACCGCAGTCGTGGCAGAAGGCCGTATCACGCCGCAGGATTTGGGTATCTGGAAAGATGATCATA carries:
- a CDS encoding ABC transporter transmembrane domain-containing protein, with product MTTTTKEPQKASLATLAGLLPYLAPYKRQFFLAGIALLVAAGATLAIPYAFRQMIDLGFGGNGIKDPHHIDLYFLALFGVACVLGVATAGRFYMVSWLGERVTADLRSAVYSHVVTQSPQFFETTKTGEVLSRITTDTTLIQALVGTSISMALRNGLLFSGGLIMLFVSSIKLSSIIIVMLAAVVLPIVWFGRRVRKLSRASQDRVADASAIAGEILNAMPTVQAFTHENIEGKRFKGAIETAFGTAMERIRARSLLTMMAILLVFGAIVFVLWLGAHAVVQGRMSGGELGQFILYAALVAGSIGALAEVMGDTQRAAGATERLLELLAAKSPVQSVLLPEKLPPRTAQGAAVALENVAFHYPSRPDTASLSNFSLDIKPGETVAIVGPSGAGKTTLFQLLLRFYDPQQGSITLDGVDIKFLDLHTLRNAIGIVPQDTVIFSANAMENIRYGRVNATDAEVIAAATMAAADEFIVRLPEGYQSFLGERGVRLSGGQRQRIAIARALLKNPPLLLLDEATSALDAESERAVQGALEAAMVGRTTLVIAHRLATVQRADRIIVLEHGHIVETGNHASLVAQNGLYASLAALQFNTVSV